In one window of Ruminococcus hominis DNA:
- a CDS encoding metallophosphoesterase: MWKMWFCIVILLLIAGVFAEVKRELHTFCITRYKVLSPKWNGEKSGKIIFLSDLHNHEYGLHNKKLIDKIRMENPELILIGGDILVGKEDISYESAAKFVEAICKIAPVYYANGNHEQRMKEKPEKYGDAFVKYKKRLLDAGVCFLENESAEVELDGNKLSLTGLELRIEVYEKMKTHKVTKGDIAQKVGSAKQEEIQILLAHNPEYMEAYQAWGADITLSGHLHGGLICLPNGKSVITPQFHLFPKHAGEMKVKGNQTAIVSRGLGTHTVNIRLFNPAELIVFQISKQ; encoded by the coding sequence ATGTGGAAAATGTGGTTTTGTATAGTTATTCTGTTATTAATAGCGGGCGTGTTTGCTGAGGTTAAAAGAGAATTACACACATTTTGTATTACGAGATACAAAGTACTGTCACCAAAATGGAATGGTGAAAAAAGCGGTAAAATCATATTTTTGAGTGACCTCCACAATCATGAGTACGGCTTACATAATAAGAAACTGATCGATAAGATAAGGATGGAAAATCCAGAGCTGATTTTAATTGGAGGAGATATTCTGGTCGGAAAAGAAGATATCTCATATGAATCAGCAGCAAAATTCGTGGAAGCAATCTGTAAGATTGCACCGGTGTATTATGCAAATGGAAATCATGAACAACGTATGAAAGAAAAGCCGGAAAAATATGGAGATGCATTTGTTAAATATAAAAAACGATTGCTCGATGCAGGAGTTTGTTTTTTGGAAAATGAAAGTGCAGAAGTAGAGTTGGATGGAAATAAATTGTCTTTGACAGGCTTGGAATTACGGATAGAAGTATATGAAAAGATGAAAACTCATAAGGTGACTAAAGGTGATATAGCACAGAAGGTTGGTTCGGCAAAGCAGGAAGAGATTCAGATATTGCTGGCGCATAATCCAGAATATATGGAGGCGTACCAGGCATGGGGGGCAGATATTACTTTGTCCGGGCATTTGCATGGAGGTTTGATTTGTCTTCCGAATGGCAAAAGTGTAATAACACCGCAATTTCATCTTTTTCCAAAGCATGCAGGAGAGATGAAAGTCAAAGGAAATCAGACAGCAATCGTAAGTCGTGGTCTGGGAACACATACAGTCAATATTCGGTTGTTTAATCCGGCAGAATTGATCGTATTTCAAATAAGTAAACAGTAA
- a CDS encoding segregation and condensation protein A: MGIPIKLEVFEGPLDLLLHLIDKNKVDIYDIPIVEITNQYMEYIHQMQREDLNIMSEFLLMAATLLDIKCKMLLPKEVNEEGEEEDPRQELVEQLLQYKMYKYMAYELKDREMDSEYIMYKNPSVPDEILKYEEPVDLDLLLGDLNLQRLHKIFEEVMKRQERKIDPIRSKFGKIEKEEVPLPDKMAYVESYARTHGRFSFRQLLMEQKSKMHVVVTFLAILEMMKSGMIKVEQEETCGEIIIESQIQEC, translated from the coding sequence ATGGGGATTCCTATAAAATTAGAGGTGTTTGAGGGACCATTAGATTTGCTTTTGCACCTGATTGATAAAAACAAAGTAGATATTTACGATATTCCAATTGTTGAAATTACAAATCAGTATATGGAATATATACATCAGATGCAAAGAGAAGATCTTAATATTATGAGTGAATTTTTGCTGATGGCTGCTACATTATTAGATATAAAATGCAAAATGTTGCTTCCGAAGGAAGTAAACGAAGAAGGCGAGGAAGAAGATCCGCGTCAAGAGCTTGTGGAACAATTACTACAATATAAAATGTATAAATATATGGCTTATGAGCTAAAAGATAGGGAAATGGATTCGGAGTATATTATGTATAAGAATCCGTCAGTTCCTGATGAAATTTTAAAATATGAAGAGCCGGTTGATTTAGATTTGCTATTGGGAGATTTGAATCTGCAGAGATTACATAAAATTTTCGAAGAAGTCATGAAGCGGCAGGAGCGAAAAATTGATCCTATTCGAAGTAAATTTGGAAAAATAGAAAAAGAAGAGGTTCCCCTTCCGGATAAGATGGCTTATGTAGAATCTTATGCAAGAACACATGGCAGGTTTAGTTTCCGACAATTATTGATGGAACAAAAAAGCAAGATGCATGTGGTAGTAACCTTTCTTGCGATTTTAGAAATGATGAAGAGCGGAATGATCAAGGTAGAGCAGGAAGAGACTTGTGGTGAGATTATCATAGAGTCTCAGATACAGGAGTGTTAA
- the scpB gene encoding SMC-Scp complex subunit ScpB — protein MKKEKELQGAIEAILFTMGESVELNKIARAIEQDEETTLELIHKLMKRYEAKDRGIRIIELDHAFQMCTKKEAYEYLIRVARQPKKHVLTDVLLETMSIIAYKQPVTKIEIEKIRGVKSDHAVNKLVEYGLAEEVGRLDAPGRPILFGTTEEFLRRFCVQSLDELPMLNTDQIEQFKEEAEDEAELKLNL, from the coding sequence ATGAAAAAAGAAAAGGAACTTCAGGGGGCGATAGAAGCAATTCTTTTTACAATGGGAGAATCTGTTGAGCTAAATAAGATTGCACGTGCAATTGAACAGGATGAAGAGACAACGTTAGAATTGATACATAAATTGATGAAACGATATGAAGCAAAGGATCGAGGGATTCGGATTATCGAGTTAGATCATGCGTTTCAGATGTGTACCAAAAAAGAAGCTTATGAATATTTAATTCGTGTTGCAAGACAACCGAAGAAACATGTTTTAACGGATGTATTATTGGAAACTATGTCTATTATAGCGTATAAACAGCCGGTTACAAAAATTGAGATTGAAAAAATCAGAGGTGTGAAATCAGATCATGCAGTTAATAAGCTGGTTGAATATGGTTTAGCAGAAGAGGTTGGAAGGTTAGATGCTCCGGGACGCCCTATTTTATTTGGAACAACAGAAGAGTTTTTGCGGAGATTTTGTGTACAGTCTTTAGATGAACTTCCGATGCTTAATACGGATCAAATTGAGCAGTTTAAAGAAGAGGCGGAAGATGAAGCGGAACTGAAATTGAATTTGTAA